ACAAActatttaatgatatttttattagagcTTTTTAATTGATCCAGTTCAAGTGTTTTTCAAGAAGCCAAATCAAACCACTGTATATAAATAATTCGTCTGAACCATTTTACAGAAACAGTTCATACAGCAAATTACAGTTGGGATCACTTCGAATTCTAAACCAATGTTCAGTTAAGACAAATTTAGACAACAATTTTCATTCTACTAGAGACCATTACAACCACGTTCGTGAAGACTGAGTACCTGATTCAACAAGGAGTTAGTGGGCATGGACTGTTTCTGTTTGGAGTACATCAAtcataacataattaaatcCTAAATGTGAATTATGATGTGCACGATATGAATAGAAAAGCGCAATATACTTGTTCCATCTAAATTTTCGAAAAAAATCCATCAAAACTAACTTTATATCAAAGCCAAGAGTGAGACAAAACAGGGAGGATTTGAATACTCGAGACTAACTATCAAACAGTGAATAATGCAAGATGACATGTCAGGTATACCTAGTTAGATGGAGGAAAGCAGATTTAATAGAGGGTTTTAAGTGTTTAAAGTATATGACAGGAGAACTGAACACCTGAAATACTTAATggtaaatcaagaaaaaaaaattaaaaacacagaATATATAACGATGGGCACAATAACAATAACAGTCTAAGATGCCTTGGTCTCCTCGGCAGCTGTCTCAAAATCCTGTCCTGCAACAAGCTCTGGGACGTCGTCGTCATTCTCCTCTTGAGCTTCTGCTGAGCCAGCAGCTCCTTCGGGAGCCTGCTTCTGAAACTGCTCCGCAAGCTTCTTAAGATTTTCTAGGTTATCTGGTCCTGCATTTTAATAATCAAAAATATTAGATCGAGGCACGAGAAACACCATTAGACAACTTACAAACAAATTCAGAAAACATACCTAATTGGTGGATAATGCTGGGGAGTATATCCTGCAACTCTGTAAAGGAAAAAAGTTTCATGTCAAATTTCATTAATTACTAATTgcttgtttttcaaaaatgttGATAAAAACAAGCAAATACACGTCTGTCTTACTCTAGAAATTAGAGGAAGCAATGCGTTGGCATAGTCCAACTTATAACAATTGCCGGATATTTCAATGTCAATCTAAACAGAGGCACTTGTGTTCTTAATGCATTAAAGCCTAATGAGAAAAACAAGCAAATATCTGTCTGAAATAAACTGAACCAAATACACGTCTATCTAGTAATCGAGAAATTGGACGAAGCGAAGTGTTGGCATAGTCCAACTTATAGAACAATCGCCGGATATTTCATTGCCAATTTAACCATAGTTTCTTGTGCCCTTTAATGCATTAATGCCTAATTAGAAAAACATGAAGATTTGACACAgccacttttttttaatttaatattattttgcaacatttacaaataaattGAGAATACTCGTGGAAAAGAGGGCATACGAcaataaagaaaagagaaatagttGCTTACTCTTTGTTTGTGGAGAACCACTGACAACCCAAGTGTTTGCAGCAATAGATGCTTGAACTGTAAGAAAAAAATCCAACTTAATATGATTGAAGCAAAACATATAGCctattgtattaaattttataagtattttgaACTGACACTACCTTTGGGATTTAGAAACTGGATAACTACATCATCCTTAAAGATATTGACCTCCTCAATTGCAGGAATGGCATTCACCCCTATTCTCTTCAGAGTGCTCTGAAGCCTTTTGTCATCTATGGTTGTGGTCTTGTGGACGGCCTTCTTCTTtctgaaaaaagagaaaacatcaTTTGAAAATTCAACCTAACAGATGATGCACAGTGTTTATTTCCGAAAAAAGAAAAAGCCAACAAATTGATCATAATCCCTCAAATAAGTGCATAGTGAAAAGGGGGAGCGAGGAGAAAAGCTAAAAAAAGAATGTCTGTACAAGATAATGTCAAATCCAATCACAGATGATAAGGTAACATGTTAAAATCCAAAATTGTCAGTACACTAAGAAAACTAGCTTTAATCGAAATGAAAAAAACAAGTTAAATGTATGGAAATACCTTCTCACGGTACCCTTCCCTCCAGTTCTAACCGAACCAGCCATCTTCATCAACTTTTCCCGATTCATCTGGGTAAAggcaaagaaggaaaaaaataaatttcatccTAGTCAACTAGGAACATAGAAAGATCCAAAAATGAATGGTGAGGAAATTTAAGACCGATTTACAAACTTGGTTGTAGattcaatttaaaatgcagTGACATGCAACATGCAAAGGTATAAACAGGCTACATTGTATAATTGAATCATGCATGAATCAAATGCTAACAGCACAACAGAAGTAATTTTATATGGACTTTACTTAGCACCCGACAAATAATTAAATGCACACCCAAATTCAGAACAGATCTAAAGTAGATATGTTCAATACTGAAACTAAATAAATGGTTTTTGACGATGCCGTGTTGCCCatcaaaacaagacaaaactCCTAAACTTGGAGACAATGTGAATTCATCTAAATACAAGCTCCTATCGTATCAAGGTGATAGTCCTACGTTAAATAAAGGGTTACGATAAAGAACATTGAGAATTGAAAAACAACATGCAACccgagaaaaaaaaagaataaaataacataCAAAATACATAAGAACATTTCACACAGCCTCCTCAGTTCAGGTCTCCAGTAATTTTCCGCATTGGAAACAACTCAGAAGAACGAAAGTTCATTTTGTTCATCCTCGGAGGAAATGTAAAATACAATTAACAATCTTCACTAAAATCATCTTGCCCTACACATTATAACCCTCAATTGATTCCATGTCACAGCTTCACACAACCTATCCACTAAAACAATCTTCGATATACTATCCACCAAAAACCAGTTcgaaattgaaaaacaaaaattgtgaTTCGAAATCCTACAAGCCCTAAAACCAAATGATGCAAGAAATCATTGCAACTTAAAATCCTTTATTTCCAAAATCCCACATGTTAAAGAGGAGATAAATGTTATACAAATCCCAATAAAATGACCAAATTCAGATAAATGAAATCAGATAGAACCCGCAATCATGACATCATCAAAACAGTACAGGAAGGACAAAACAAAACCGCTTAGAAACCGATTAACCCAATAATTAACGCAAAACTTGACATGGCACAGCgaaagaaagatgaaattgGGTGATAGAATAGTAGAGCAATAAAAACGGTACCTTTGTGAAGTTGGATTAAGCTCAGTACTGAGAGCAAAGGGTAACACTCGCTAAGAAAACCTAAACAATAAGAGGAGATAAGGACTACCTTTTATATCAACGAGCAAGCCTGCAAAAAccctaaactttttttttcatttttatattaaaaataaaaactctatGGTGTTGGGTTGGCCACAGTCAATGTTTAAACCCAATAATGAAAGCCCATTTCCAAATATGAGTGTGAAACGAGCTGCAAACTATTCTGTAGCTATTATAAatgttgattaaattaaaatttataaataatatgatagaaaaattaatattacaaaaaatttcaaataagaaCGCATGACaataaatgaattagaaaaataCATGTAAGAATACAGTTTTCCCTTGCACATTTTAACTTTACTCAAATTGAGATTGGTTGAGCAggaattgaaaaaattatgtcAAGTTAGAGGTTTTGCAAATATGGTTTTAGTTGGTGAAAAAAAAGGTAAAGTCAAAGAATAAAAGTTTAAGGTTGCAAATACTAAGAAGATCAGCAGAAGagatttttcttaaaatgaaCTAAATTCTTCGTAATCAAAagacaaataattatttcaatatcaAGTTGTGATGTAAATATGTAATATCcaaaaaatacagtgtaaaaccatataatagaatgatcatatataataatattacagttcaattattacaaaagatagAACGTACAATTATgtccgaacgaccttacaaaaataGCAGGGAGTTAAAACTGCACAAATGGCTACAAATATAAGACGAACGACTTATAACTCTTCCTATGCTGAACGgtcaaatcaaaagataaagtAAACGCATGACTGAAGgtcaaatcaaaagataaagtAAACGCATGACTGAACGCTCCTACAAAAGAGTAGGCCAACAACTGACCGAGCGTCCTAAGGTTCAACCTTCACGTTCGTCTCTTTCaatgcttcttccagcaactcttctccttctgctctcacccacagggtgatcatcgcaatgacaagGACAAACGAACGGGAATACATGACAAGACaagaaatagggtaagcttatgtaatttaattcaagtatcaacatatatttcacacaatcaactaaacaagataaatcattaactctttcatgcaaagccta
The Vigna angularis cultivar LongXiaoDou No.4 chromosome 5, ASM1680809v1, whole genome shotgun sequence genome window above contains:
- the LOC108340410 gene encoding basic transcription factor 3, producing the protein MNREKLMKMAGSVRTGGKGTVRRKKKAVHKTTTIDDKRLQSTLKRIGVNAIPAIEEVNIFKDDVVIQFLNPKVQASIAANTWVVSGSPQTKKLQDILPSIIHQLGPDNLENLKKLAEQFQKQAPEGAAGSAEAQEENDDDVPELVAGQDFETAAEETKAS